From Sporosarcina sp. Te-1, the proteins below share one genomic window:
- a CDS encoding isoprenyl transferase, whose product MNATIPAHIAIMMDGNGRWGKQRGLTRSQGHYAGSQTMETIIKDSMKMGVKVLTLYAFSTENWKRPIDEVQYLMDLPGLFLTAKLPEFMANDIKVCISGDIEGLPPHTKEAVKTAIHTTKDNRKFIVNFALNYGGRNELLTAIKKIAQDLNDSNIVLEEVTEELIETYLFTSGLPDPDLIIRTGGEKRISNFLLWQSSKSQLWFTDTYFPDFNKDLLLQAIHEVNNRKSSEAAT is encoded by the coding sequence GTGAATGCTACAATACCGGCACATATTGCGATCATGATGGACGGGAACGGAAGATGGGGGAAACAGAGAGGGCTTACTAGAAGCCAAGGGCACTACGCCGGCTCTCAAACAATGGAAACGATCATTAAGGACTCGATGAAAATGGGTGTCAAAGTGTTAACTTTATATGCTTTTTCAACGGAGAACTGGAAAAGACCAATAGATGAAGTACAGTATTTAATGGATTTGCCAGGATTATTTCTCACTGCAAAACTGCCTGAATTCATGGCGAATGACATTAAAGTTTGTATATCCGGAGATATTGAAGGACTGCCCCCACATACAAAAGAAGCGGTGAAAACAGCCATCCACACGACAAAAGATAATCGCAAATTCATTGTCAATTTCGCTCTGAATTACGGGGGACGAAATGAATTGCTCACAGCTATTAAGAAAATTGCACAAGACCTTAACGATTCTAATATTGTTCTGGAGGAGGTGACAGAAGAACTGATTGAAACATACCTTTTTACTAGCGGCCTTCCAGATCCCGATCTCATTATTCGGACAGGAGGCGAAAAAAGGATCAGCAATTTCTTATTATGGCAGTCTTCTAAATCTCAATTATGGTTTACAGATACCTACTTCCCTGATTTCAATAAAGACTTATTACTTCAGGCAATACACGAAGTCAACAATCGAAAAAGCTCTGAAGCAGCGACATAA
- a CDS encoding alpha/beta fold hydrolase produces MPILNTNGIMIHYEVKGEGKPIVFTHGASWDSSQWREQVAALENEFTTIVWDVRGHGHSSLSADKFDSEDFVKDLISLLDHLQIKQASLCGLSMGGHISLQTAIRHPHRVSSLVLIGTPFTNQFNWYEKIAVPINRWTNRIMPISWLAKLQAIVLSKYNPANRVYIEEAVRSLSHSDWNRLWDVISRMESKEDLEQVHCPTLILYGEHDSLIKRQQVYMHERIKDSILFPIRHAHHATNMDNPQEVNERIRTFLRAESKRAPIHLGGSSL; encoded by the coding sequence ATGCCCATACTGAACACTAATGGGATTATGATACATTATGAGGTCAAGGGAGAGGGGAAGCCCATTGTTTTCACACATGGCGCTTCATGGGACAGTTCGCAATGGAGAGAACAGGTAGCGGCGCTAGAGAATGAATTTACCACAATTGTTTGGGATGTAAGGGGGCATGGCCACTCTTCATTGTCCGCCGACAAATTCGACTCAGAAGACTTTGTAAAAGATCTTATCAGCTTGTTGGATCATTTGCAGATTAAGCAGGCGTCATTATGCGGATTGTCCATGGGTGGGCATATTTCATTGCAGACGGCAATCCGTCATCCACATCGGGTGTCCTCTCTTGTGTTAATTGGAACGCCTTTTACCAATCAATTCAATTGGTATGAAAAAATAGCTGTTCCGATAAATCGGTGGACGAATCGTATTATGCCAATATCTTGGCTGGCGAAGCTTCAAGCCATAGTGTTATCAAAATATAATCCAGCCAATCGGGTGTACATTGAGGAAGCGGTCCGTTCCTTGTCCCACTCGGATTGGAATCGGCTGTGGGACGTCATTTCCAGAATGGAAAGCAAAGAGGATCTCGAACAGGTCCATTGCCCGACACTCATTTTATATGGAGAGCATGATTCGTTGATCAAGAGGCAGCAGGTCTATATGCATGAAAGGATCAAGGATTCGATATTGTTTCCGATTCGACATGCACATCATGCGACAAACATGGATAACCCTCAAGAAGTGAATGAAAGAATACGAACGTTTTTACGTGCGGAAAGCAAACGTGCTCCCATCCACTTAGGAGGCTCTTCGTTATGA
- a CDS encoding bifunctional cystathionine gamma-lyase/homocysteine desulfhydrase, with translation MKKKTRLIHGGISRDPYTGAVSMPIYHASTYHQDGVGNFKYEYARTGNPTREALETLIADLEGGARGFAFGSGMAAIAAVVQLFSAGDHLILTDDVYGGTYRIMTKVFHRFGIDVTFVDTTNLETVKTSIRPETKAIFVETPTNPLLKVTDLKAIAGIAKERSLLFIVDNTFSTPYWQNPIALGADIVLHSATKYLGGHSDVVAGLVVAADASLGEELHFIQNSTGGILGPQDSWLLIRGIKTLGIRMEEVETNTRAIVSILQAEKAVGKIFYPGLEDHPGHAIHQAQAGGFGGMVSFTVESGEKAKEVVKSSRYFTLAESLGAVESLISIPSLMTHASIPRERRLGLGIEDGLIRISVGLEDAEDLVEDLRSAIRG, from the coding sequence ATGAAGAAAAAAACAAGACTGATTCACGGAGGCATTAGCCGTGATCCGTATACAGGTGCAGTATCTATGCCGATTTATCACGCAAGCACATACCATCAGGACGGGGTCGGAAATTTTAAATATGAGTATGCCAGAACGGGCAACCCGACGCGGGAAGCGTTGGAGACGTTGATTGCTGATTTGGAAGGCGGGGCCAGAGGATTTGCCTTCGGTTCTGGCATGGCTGCGATTGCAGCGGTCGTACAGTTATTTTCGGCGGGCGATCACCTCATTCTGACGGATGATGTATATGGCGGTACGTATCGGATAATGACGAAGGTGTTTCATCGTTTTGGAATTGATGTAACGTTTGTTGATACGACCAATCTCGAGACCGTCAAAACGTCCATCCGCCCTGAAACAAAGGCCATTTTTGTGGAAACGCCAACGAATCCTCTTTTGAAAGTGACAGACCTAAAGGCAATAGCTGGAATAGCAAAAGAACGTAGTTTGCTGTTTATTGTGGATAACACATTCAGCACCCCGTATTGGCAAAACCCGATCGCACTTGGCGCGGATATTGTGTTGCATAGTGCCACGAAATATTTGGGCGGGCATAGTGATGTCGTTGCTGGATTGGTGGTGGCGGCAGATGCTTCGCTTGGTGAAGAGCTGCATTTCATTCAAAACTCAACTGGAGGCATCCTTGGCCCGCAAGATAGCTGGCTGCTGATCCGCGGTATCAAAACGCTCGGTATCCGCATGGAGGAAGTAGAAACGAACACAAGAGCCATCGTTTCCATATTGCAAGCAGAGAAGGCGGTGGGTAAGATTTTTTATCCAGGTCTAGAAGATCATCCGGGTCATGCCATCCATCAAGCGCAGGCAGGCGGTTTCGGTGGAATGGTTTCCTTTACAGTCGAAAGTGGCGAAAAAGCCAAGGAAGTTGTCAAATCATCCCGTTACTTCACGCTGGCGGAAAGTCTGGGAGCAGTGGAAAGTTTGATCTCCATTCCATCCTTGATGACCCATGCCTCCATACCGAGGGAGAGACGACTGGGACTGGGCATCGAAGACGGACTCATCCGGATATCGGTTGGCCTGGAAGATGCGGAGGACTTAGTGGAGGATTTGAGGTCGGCGATTCGGGGATAA